The following DNA comes from Mya arenaria isolate MELC-2E11 chromosome 11, ASM2691426v1.
TGGAAAAGAATGTGAACAGCAAATGTCTTATTTTCCATTCCACGTGCCCTAAAATGCGTCAGCCGGGTTTGAAAACAGGCGTCAGCTTAGCCCTGAATAAGTCTCTACCATCTTCTGTCGTAGAGTAaattgtgtgtatatttagttTTGTGGCCCTGCGAAATTATCTCACCCTGTTTATACACGCTTAGTTGAACACAATAAACAGGGTCAAACGAACGCTTGCACCTGctgcattttttcaaaatccagACAGGGCCGTTGCGTAGCGGGACCTGAGTCGGAATCATACACATTATCTGACGCATAGTTCAATCTGTGTCGTTTACGTGGTGACACTGATGTCACGGTTATCGGCGCCATCCGAGCTAAAACTTGTCTTTGAGTCTGATTCGCGATTTTTGTGTACACTCTAACTCTTTGAACACCTTTAGGTGGGCTGGAACTTAATAACACCGGCTGCGGCGTTAGCAGAAATTCTTTCACCTCGTCGTCGGATTCCCCAGCACTATCACAGCATCCGGAACAATGAACGTCCGACCATTTACGTTTTTCCGCCACGTTTTCCTTATTTATTGAGCCCAGTTCATCTTCAGAACTGTGCCTGTCAAAGTCCAAACTTTGTCGCTCATAATCAGATGTACAACTGACTGTGTCAAAGTTGTGTTCGCTGATCTCATGCGTTTTTGCTGCTGGCAGGTCGGATGATTTGCCGTTGTCTTGTAAACTGTCTCtagaattgttgttgttgttgttgttgttgccttTTCTCGTCAAATCATTCAAGCTTGTATTAGAGCCAtctgaaaatacataaatttcaaaattaagttttaaagtttagtTTCAGGTAATCAACAAGTATGTATGCATATAATATTACAAAGCCTAATTAACATCAAtgtgtgatgatgatgatgatgatgatgttgatgatgatgatgatgatgatggtgatgacgacgatgatgatgatgatgatggcagtgatgatgatgatgatgctgattatgatgatggtggtggtggtggtggaggtgctgctgctgctgctgatgatgatgatgaaaagcaaaaaaaataagcTTCTCTTGAAACATTCTCAAACATTCTGATTGAATGTGGGAATGTGGCTGTGGCTTTGTATGATTATTAAATGATAGGCCATTAATAAATGCGGCATTTGTTGTAGACTTTGACACCACATTGTAAAAGCTTTAATCAAAGGGCTCTGAGCGCCAGACATATCTTCTATCTTTATTTACCTAAGTCATGCATTGAGTCCGGGTTTTGTGCTGTCTGAATaaactttatgataaaaaagagCTTTCACGATTTTGAGACGCAGTTGGCAAATTGAAAAGTCCCAAAGGCCCATTTTACTGTAAACAACCCCCACAACATCCTGTGATAATAGATCTGCACTGTTCACAGAATAAGcatgtaaaaacaacatttttatcacCACCATCTGCTGCTAtggaaaataaatgacaattcaCCCACGTCATAATGAAACGCTGACAGAGAATTATGCAGAACGCTGACAGAGAATTATGCAGAACGCGGTGTGGATAGACAATAAATTCTAAAGCAGTTTGCGATCTTAAACTGCAACTGCTgtgacaaaatgaaacatagtttGGCATACGCTATGCCTGGGAcgacaaatgcaaaaaaaacctAGTTAATTTCAACTTTGTCGCATGATTAAAGAGGCTATTTTCAACTAACAATagtaatttgttattattatctgGGTGTAAAATAGCCTTAGGGCAGCATGCATAGAATCTGCAGCTTAGCTGAAAGCCAGAAACGAAGTAACTTAATTGATATGCAAATGTCCCCTATAAAATAAATTCACCAATTTCGTTGGCAACTGATTGCATGTTTCGATATGCTAAGCCCTCTAGCAATGCGACTATGATTTAAGCCTGCTATATATCACCCATCGTGACATGATTGAGAACCACGTCTAAATACTTTTACCTCTTTCTACTTTCCAAACaggtaaatattgtatttataatggtCGTGTACCTGGTACATtcacataaatgttcaaatatttattgccACACAAACTATACATTAGACAACATTATCCcttgaaaaaaatggtaaaaaaccccattatttttaacttttttttggggggggggggtgtctctggggccattagatccgcggaattccgcgaatccgcgGTCAAATCACACCCCTGAAGATTGTTCCTATATTTTCGTctattttgagaaaaaagttaaaatcagTCTTTTTTCGTCTTATTGCGCCATAGTCATCATCATGGCTGTATGTTGGCGTTATGAGAATATGGCcatattttacacatattaatTGCAATTCTCAATTTACTCCAGCTAAATACGAGTGAGAGTTATTACCTATATTTTGCCCCATTATGTCAGCTAAGAAAAACAGGTGAGCGAtgggatattttttatattcttctTGGTAACTGGACTCTATTTGTTAATTTCACTGCAACAAAATTTACATAaggtacatttaaataatatggtATAAAAAATCGACTATTTATAACAGCCATAAAAACAtgctttaatattatttgactACATGCACAATTGCACAGTCAGTGAAACAGAGCATGTACGCACTTTTTACCAAACCCTCAGAGAATTAAGCagataaaataatatctaataaaaaaataaatatctccCAGACGGAAATTAAACTTGTCAAGCTCGTCCAAATGATGTTTGAAAGGCACGTTCTGATGCGGACCATAttaccattttaaattgttgttcagCTTCTATAATTCTCTTGAGGCTTTCTAAACTTGTTTGCTTGGTTAAAGTTAATgctattgaatatttaaattgcattaGGTAGGGCATTGCATTTGCCTTCATAAAGA
Coding sequences within:
- the LOC128209501 gene encoding ABC transporter H family member 2-like; the protein is MQLSISSGSLAQSFRPVTWKFAHYNKLGSNSNIGMTTDMLKFLTKKLKSQSLSEGQNGNHPEDADDEERDSGTESDDNFDDDIYGSNTSLNDLTRKGNNNNNNNNSRDSLQDNGKSSDLPAAKTHEISEHNFDTVSCTSDYERQSLDFDRHSSEDELGSINKENVAEKRKWSDVHCSGCCDSAGESDDEVKEFLLTPQPVLLSSSPPKGVQRVRVYTKIANQTQRQVLARMAPITVTSVSPRKRHRLNYASDNVYDSDSGPATQRPCLDFEKMQQVQAFV